Proteins encoded in a region of the Neodiprion lecontei isolate iyNeoLeco1 chromosome 5, iyNeoLeco1.1, whole genome shotgun sequence genome:
- the LOC107217623 gene encoding serine/threonine-protein kinase ATR-like isoform X2 has protein sequence MSSDSTTELSNSSNSVATAETVWRVINNPLVAILSDLQNDTAERTIRVILGSILKGSANLTNVLVPPQAVGENYKNLERQYTEFTIWLFGTMFYISGAPFGTEVHSSSLEVQACMLRILATHYPPNFNRISSELLDVLEDIVKFEANCKPGDQMEIARFQAESGVIGYLDLVSLPLRVPEKRLYSLQIFISKIILNIGVTQWNQSRLWDVCLKMIVDSSPDVKFLALKIATQMMQRSLIGPKEKYAIIVRTIEMVKLVPSWKSLGILSAGTDAEWVEILTNFVSEMGTSPTATSLCYDVIDLTICNNFDVSSEPLRDAACAKITRYLMDNPTSCTPDEITRCSIYLKNWTGFLEIMQHLVLNDIECSMSKLKQNSLLTSETWSILGKIFADKLQRKEFHFTLEILKCSSWLDFQIAQANIDVSFYGKESESIALVFINELRAKSNVNPTLIFENINQLCRHREVKNVELHEVLLESLPHIGQSFVNIRQQIVTAAKSLDVTMKIKSLDTLCQFGNFEKRLSLIKSCVISDYVELAVAGIRNLKFAIGEGKSYSVTSVVEIMNLATASAKEELRLAIVECMGGIVCLLSGRAVMAREVDRSTEWVIKCADCDKFLAGEIQSAVCVPFEVERFLISQFKLFATLSTNQRLLMSRNFLSFSNHTKFFNSSTTARIWLPYIRDDSKKLRENVGKAIVYVIQNMIKLQEESKCTSPDLKEFETLIMQVFTEVLESVFATPNLDLHLTIIETAQKVASFREHLYRMEESLLKMFLITILHTNSNSIVISTAVTAFQEIAACHETTPKLLYHRYKRGFLDLMIEMAVRNCINHSYNLATSLHRAAKCVGYQGSRQLLHKDGNYAICTLLPWIIKFPQVRCLCSDMAELITMNEKDMFIEYFQYICPHVLINENETTGQKCLLLIESITNTSISDLMSRFFMGIFSELMLHFHTRIVDVIKHLEVLSQFDMEYEGKFDSRENVAAYLKPRLHGVLVNLDSNLSSRSDETVQKLALGSLAVLMQFMGERHLTPLRFKLLGTLRTSLSFNRPGFQELVCDAWDSFLHNIAVGDLGPLIPTIFISLATLLERRPDETSAMMEYLVIKRNREVADYIPELFFIDDLKVPEKIAAVVKQHIASTRPNNFEDNLSMWLKRTVHETHEIRYKALIYLKKFLADSRSHLNDMILSGNVVDPLIVELLDTLLNGCRDKDENVRLASGECLGELGAVEPSLLPRRIQSKDEPKFIFETNEEFACLALTYLVRAFQSQKNTQSMGCFALAIQEILKTYSISPEGTNRHCWEQFPNTVQQMIHPFLNSHYKITTIKDDNEYPHPIYGSEEGSTFNKWSYNWICSMSDSVHDSALKNLIAACRPAFRRDVKSLILFIPYVVSHIVANGNPDECNKIGDEMLAVINVIEQTSVDKNLVDRRPLRYQSESASNSTRISDEDKRIHCSQVVFSILDHLQRWLRERRSIRDEKYHSIKRFCKTFNSLALAQGCYQTQEYHRSLMYLEDHMASSNQGLAESMETGLLAKIYAQLEEPDGVSGILATQDEVPTLQQLVLAHEVSGQLQDAATCYERLAQGKNVKPKYLQGMVQCYLGLDHPFTATNITEGILNNRPELQPLIVDDEMFWRLADFSQLDDMAKNTAKKSLLDGLIAGLQPDLSSIKKRLVSMLGAASRQGTYQQSYPQIMKLHILNEFEKAAAIMLINPEQLPNIFDEWEMRGQLVRASRGVESVLSMRRATLDLAVQLQRQTTETENSILKQEIGKIWLKSAKIARKSRLYQQAYMYILSASDSCPPQELYIEQAQLYWQKGCQEEAFTTLKRCFANCFQPSAHYKQMPPDSCVEERRQCARAKLLYAKYNDETLNVDTDGNISNYKEAIEVWRVWEKSLLSCARYYESIVDRMSDEERDIKGRDLQIHMMNYYGKSLQYGCKYIHQSMPRLLTIWLDFASRLQVSNGSTKIREDALAKMTKLVEVYLERLPTFMWLTAFSQLVSRICHPCREVQNTLCSILVKLISAYPQHCLWMMASVFKSSYPVRQKRCQEIFNHPDLRVSRHTKLIQDFNRLWERLIELSNRAIPEKTAFTTVSALSKYLPRLLASSDFGQIMIPTTKFRQLHLPSKVTPIETHNPFPTQWAHIIGIEDRVMVMQSLQRPRRITLRGSDGKQYLFMCKPKDDLRRDFRLMEFNDIVNKYLQKDPESRQRRLYIRTYSVVPLNEECGLIEWVHNLVGFRPILLDFYKERGISMSARELKNVMCQLRDSLEKKRKVFLDVLLPRHPPVLGEWFRLTFPDPYGWYEARTAYIRTTAVMSMVGYILGLGDRHGENILFDSKCGDCVHVDFNCLFNRGEFFDWPERVPFRLTNNMVEAMGPLKYEGPFRRACQTTMRVLREQATTLVSVLTPFVYDPLVSWNKNQPDAAEKTNEKAVENIKNIEQRLKGLLRSQGKKADNIALNLSVEGQTNHLILEATNVDNLCQMYVGWGPYL, from the exons atgaGCAGCGATTCTACTACCGAATTATCAAATTCGAGTAACAG CGTAGCGACTGCAGAAACAGTATGGAGAGTGATAAACAACCCTTTGGTCGCTATATTGTCGGACCTACAAAACGACACGGCGGAACGAACAATTCGTGTCATTTTGGGTTCCATTCTTAAGGGGTCTGCCAACCTGACAAATGTTTTGGTTCCCCCGCAGGCGGTAGGAgagaattacaaaaatctcGAGAGACAGTATACAG AATTTACAATTTGGCTTTTTGGAACGATGTTCTACATATCGGGTGCACCGTTTGGTACAGAAGTACACTCTAGCAGTTTGGAAGTACAAGCTTGTATGCTGCGCATATTGGCTACACATTACCCACCGAATTTTAATCGAATATCTTCAGAGCTGCTGGATGTTTTGGAAG atattgtaaaatttgaagcAAACTGTAAGCCTGGAGATCAGATGGAAATAGCCAGATTCCAGGCTGAGTCTGGTGTTATAGGTTACTTAGATCTCGTTTCCTTGCCGCTCAGGGTACCTGAAAAAAGGCTTTATTCTCtacagatttttatatcaaag ATCATTTTAAACATTGGTGTTACACAATGGAACCAGTCAAGGTTATGGGATGTGTGTCTCAAAATGATCGTTGATTCTTCACCAGATGTAAAATTCCTTGCACTAAAAATTGCGACGCAGATGATGCAAAGATCGCTAATTGGGCCAAAG GAAAAATACGCAATCATAGTTCGGACTATAGAGATGGTCAAGCTTGTTCCTAGCTGGAAAAGTCTTGGTATACTATCGGCAGGCACGGATGCAGAATGGGTGGaaattttgacgaattttGTCAGCGAGATGGGAACTTCTCCAACTGCTACCAGCCTTTGTTATGATGTCATTGATTTGACAATCTGCAATAATTTTGATG TAAGTTCTGAGCCCTTGAGAGATGCAGCGTGCGCCAAAATCACGCGTTATTTAATGGACAATCCAACCTCATGTACTCCTGACGAAATAACCAGGTGTTCTATTTATCTTAAGAATTGGACG gGTTTTCTCGAGATAATGCAACACCTAGTGTTAAATGACATTGAATGTTCGATGTCAAAGCTTAAACAGAATTCATTACTAACTAGCGAGACGTGGAGTATCTTGGGAAAGATTTTTGCTGATAAGTTACAACGTAAAGAATTCCACTTCACTTTAGAGATCCTGAAATGTTCGAGCTGGCTAGACTTCCAGATTGCGCAGGCCAATATTGATGTTTCATTTTATGGAAAAGAGTCTGAAAGCATAGCTCTAGTTTTCATAAACGAACTGCGTGCTAAATCCAATGTAAACCCAACTTTAATTTTCGAGAATATAAATCAGCTCTGCAGGCAcagagaagtaaaaaatgtaGAGTTACACGAAGTTCTCTTAGAATCCCTGCCACATATTGGACAGTCATTTGTGAACATTCGACAGCAAATTGTCACCGCTGCGAAATCCTTGGATGttacgatgaaaattaaatccTTGGATACTCTTTGCCAATtcggaaatttcgaaaaacgtcTTTCGCTCATCAAAAGCTGCGTCATTTCCGACTACGTTGAGCTGGCCGTCGCTGGTATTCG AAATCTGAAGTTTGCCATTGGGGAAGGTAAATCTTACTCTGTCACCTCTGTAGTGGAAATAATGAATCTAGCCACAGCTTCAGCTAAAGAAGAATTGCGTTTAGCCATAGTCGAATGTATGGGAGGAATAGTTTGTTTGCTTTCCGGGCGAGCAGTCATGGCTAG agAGGTTGATCGCTCGACTGAATGGGTGATAAAATGTGCCGATTGTGACAAGTTTCTTGCTGGGGAAATACAGAGTGCAGTCTGCGTCCCATTTGAAGTAGAGCGATTTTTGATATCGCAGTTTAAACTCTTCGCTACCCTATCGACGAATCAACGTTTGCTAATGTCTCGCAATTTTCTGTCTTTCTCTAATCACACTAAATTCTTCAATAGCAGTACAACAGCGAGAATATGGCTACCGTACATCAGAGACGATAGTAAAAAATTGCGTGAAAACGTGGGCAAAGCGATTGTCTACGTTATACAAAACATGATAAAACTTCAAGAGGAGTCGAAATGCACTTCCCCAGATTTGAAAGAGTTTGAAACGCTGATTATGCAGGTTTTTACGGAAGTTCTGGAAAGTGTTTTTGCAACTCCAAATCTCGATTTACATCTCACGATAATCGAAACTGCTCAGAAAGTGGCCAG TTTCAGAGAGCACCTATACCGGATGGAGGAATCTCTGCtcaaaatgtttttgataaCGATTCTTCACACCAATTCAAACTCCATAGTAATATCAACAGCGGTCACAGCTTTCCAGGAAATTGCTGCGTGCCACGAAACTACACCAAAGTTATTGTACCATCGCTACAAAAGAGGATTTCTAGAT CTAATGATCGAAATGGCGGTACGCAACTGCATCAATCACTCCTACAACTTGGCCACATCCTTGCACAGAGCTGCTAAATGCGTAGGGTATCAAGGCTCTCGTCAGCTCTTACACAAGGATGGAAACTATGCTATCTGCACTCTGCTTCCCTGGATAATCAAGTTTCCTCAAGTTAGATGCTTGTGCAGCGACATGGCTGAGCTCATAACGATGAACGAGAAGGACATGTTCATAGAGTATTTTCAGTACATCTGTCCTCACGTTTTGatcaatgaaaatgaaactaCGGGACAAAAGTGCCTTCTGTTGATAGAAAGCATCACCAACACCAGCATAAGCGATCTTATGAGCAGATTTTTCAtg GGAATATTTAGTGAACTAATGCTGCATTTTCATACCCGTATCGTCGACGTTATCAAACATCTCGAGGTGCTTTCTCAATTCGACATGGAGTATGAAGGAAAGTTCGACTCCAGAGAAAATGTC GCAGCTTATCTGAAGCCAAGACTTCATGGGGTCCTCGTCAATCTGGACAGTAATCTGAGCTCTAGGTCGGACGAAACTGTACAGAAACTAGCCCTAGGATCGTTAGCTGTTTTGATGCAGTTTATGGGAGAGAGGCACTTGACTCCGTTGCGATTCAAGCTGCTCGGCACTTTACGAACTTCGCTGAGTTTCAACAGGCCTGGATTTCAGGAACTAGTTTGCGACGCCTGGGATTCTTTCTTGCACAA TATTGCCGTAGGAGATCTGGGGCCCTTGATTCCGACGATCTTCATATCATTGGCAACGCTTCTCGAACGTCGACCTGATGAAACCAGTGCCATGATGGAGTACCTTGTGATCAAGCGGAACAGAGAAGTCGCTGATTACATACCCGAGCTGTTTTTCATCGATGATTTAAAAGTACCTGAAAAAATAGCTGCTGTTGTCAAACAACATATAGCTTCAACTCG gcCTAACAACTTTGAAGATAATTTGAGTATGTGGTTGAAGCGCACGGTGCATGAGACACACGAAATACGGTACAAAGCTCTCATATATTTGAAGAAGTTTCTCGCAGACTCTCGCAGTCATTTGAACGATATGATTCTTAGTGGGAATGTCGTTGATCCTTTAATTGTTGAA CTACTTGACACTCTGTTGAATGGGTGCAGGGACAAGGATGAAAATGTTCGATTGGCTTCAGGGGAATGTCTCGGAGAATTAGGTGCGGTAGAACCGAGTCTTTTACCCCGCAGGATCCAATCAAAAG ACGAACCCAAGTTCATCTTCGAAACTAACgaggaattcgcctgtcttGCTCTTACCTATCTCGTCCGAGCCTTTCAGTCtcaaaaaaatactcaaagcATGGGCTGCTTCGCTCTTGCTATACAG GAAATCCTCAAAACCTACAGCATATCCCCAGAAGGGACCAACCGCCACTGCTGGGAGCAGTTTCCGAATACTGTACAACAAATGATTCATCCCTTTCTGAATTCTCATTACAAGATTACTACAATCAAAGATGACAACGAATATCCGCATCCTATCTACGG ATCCGAAGAGGGTTCGACGTTCAACAAGTGGTCCTATAACTGGATATGCAGTATGTCCGACAGTGTGCACGACTCtgctttaaaaaatttaatagcaGCTTGCAGGCCTGCGTTTAGACGGGATGTAAAATCATTGATATTATTCATCCCGTATGTGGTGT CCCATATAGTGGCGAACGGAAATCCAGATGAGTGCAATAAGATTGGGGATGAGATGTTGGCTGTGATAAACGTTATCGAACAGACAAGCGTCGACAAAAATCTAGTCGACAGACGTCCCCTTCGCTATCAGTCAGAGTCTGCAAGTAATAGTACGAGAATTTCTGATGAGGATAAAAGGATTCACTGCTCTCAA GTTGTCTTCTCAATTTTGGATCACTTGCAGAGATGGCTGAGAGAGAGAAGATCAATCCGCGATGAAAAGTATCATTCCATAAAAC GCTTTTGCAAAACGTTCAATAGCCTGGCTCTGGCTCAGGGTTGTTATCAAACCCAGGAATACCATCGATCGCTGATGTACTTGGAGGATCACATGGCATCTAGTAATCAAGGCCTTGCCGAGTCAATGGAAACGGGTTTACTAGCG aaaatataCGCCCAGCTCGAAGAACCTGATGGCGTCTCAGGCATTTTGGCTACTCAGGATGAGGTTCCTACGCTTCAGCAGCTGGTACTGGCCCACGAAGTCAGTGGACAATTGCAG GATGCTGCAACATGTTACGAAAGACTTGCCCAAGGGAAAAATGTCAAACCTAAATATTTGCAAGGGATGGTACAGTGTTATCTCGGTCTTGATCACCCTTTTACAGCGACAAACATCACCGAGGGGATTCTTAACAACAG ACCCGAATTGCAGCCACTGATTGTAGATGATGAGATGTTCTGGCGTCTTGCTGATTTTTCCCAGCTGGACGATATGGCGAAAAATACGGCGAAAAAGTCTCTTCTGGACGGACTTATCGCTGGATTACAGCCCGATCTCagttcgataaaaaaaagactcGTTTCCATGTTGGGAGCAGCCTCGAGACAAGGAACATATCAACAAAGCTATCCTCAGATAATGAA GCTACATATTTTGAACGAGTTTGAAAAGGCCGCGGCCATAATGTTGATTAATCCTGAACAGCTGCCGAATATATTTGACGAATGGGAAATGCGTGGGCAGCTGGTCAGAGCTTCTAGGGGAGTCGAATCCGTCCTTAGCATGCGAAGAGCAACCCTTGACCTGGCTGTACAGTTACAAAGACAGACTACTGAAactgaaaattcaattctgaaacaagaaattggaaaaatatggTTAAAAAGTGCCAAGATCGCAAGAAA GTCAAGATTGTACCAGCAGGCCTACATGTACATACTTTCTGCCAGCGACAGTTGTCCACCTCAAGAATTGTACATAGAACAGGCTCAATTGTACTGGCAAAAGGGCTGTCAAGAAGAAGCTTTTACAACGTTAAAACGGTGTTTCGCTAACTGTTTTCAACCCTCTGCTCATTACAAACAGATGCCTCCTGATTCTTGTGTGGAGGAAAGACGGCAGTGTGCAAGG GCTAAGCTGCTCTACGCAAAATACAACGACGAAACTCTGAATGTAGATACTGACGGTAACATCAGCAACTACAAGGAGGCCATAGAGGTTTGGCGTgtttgggaaaaaagtttgctGTCTTGTGCTCGTTATTACGAAAGCATTGTTGACCGAATGTCGGATGAGGAGAGAGACATAAAGGGCAG AGACTTGCAAATCCACATGATGAACTACTATGGAAAATCACTGCAGTATGGCTGCAAGTACATTCATCAGTCCATGCCTCGACTGCTTACCATTTGGTTGGACTTTGCCTCTCGTCTGCAGGTATCAAACGGTTCGACAAAAATTCGCGAAGACGCTCTTGCGAAGATGACCAAGCTTGTTG AGGTGTATCTTGAAAGGCTTCCCACGTTCATGTGGCTCACAGCTTTCAGCCAATTGGTATCGCGCATATGCCATCCGTGTCGGGAAGTACAGAACACATTGTGCTCCATACTGGTTAAACTGATATCTGCTTATCCTCAGCATTGCTTGTGGATGATGGCCTCAGTTTTCAAG TCCTCTTACCCAGTTAGGCAGAAACGATGCCAAGAGATTTTCAATCATCCGGACCTTCGTGTCTCGCGACATACAAAATTAATTCAGGATTTCAATAGACTCTGGGAACGCCTCATTGAGTTATCCAACAGGGCGATACCGGAA AAGACTGCTTTCACCACTGTATCAGCATTATCCAAATATCTACCAAGATTGTTGGCTTCCTCGGACTTTGGACAGATCATGATACCGACAACAAAATTCAGGCAGCTTCATTTACCTTCAAAAGTAACACCGATCGAAACGCACAATCCATTTCCCAC TCAATGGGCACACATCATTGGCATCGAAGACAGAGTGATGGTGATGCAGTCCCTCCAAAGACCGCGTAGGATAACGCTGCGAGGATCGGATGGGAAGCAGTATCTATTTATGTGTAAACCGAAAGACGACTTGCGTCGAGACTTTAGACTCATGGAGTTCAATGATATCGTTAACAAGTACTTGCAAAAAGATCCAGAATCTCGTCAGAGAAGGCTGTACATTCGGACATAC AGCGTGGTACCGCTTAACGAGGAATGCGGCCTGATAGAGTGGGTTCATAATCTGGTCGGATTTCGCCCGATTCTTTTGGACTTCTACAAGGAAAGGGGAATCTCTATGTCGGCTCGAGAGCTAAAGAACGTTATGTGCC AACTCAGAGATTCTCTGGAAAAGAAGCGAAAAGTGTTTTTAGACGTTCTTTTGCCCCGACACCCTCCCGTTCTCGGAGAATGGTTTCGCCTGACTTTCCCTGACCC